ACCCGATGAATGTCTCGCCGGAGGCGATTTTTCGTCCGATGACGACGTCGATGTGGACAGCTTGAGTGATAAAGGAGATGATTCTTGGTCATATGTCTTGTTTAAATTGAGATTTTCCATTTTTGATGAGGGAGGGACAGGGAGAAATGGTATTGACCTAATGGGCTTCACGGATTTGTTCAGTCCTATCATTAAGTTATTTGTCGAGCTTTCACAGTTTCCAGATAACTTTGCCTGCTCGAATGCTGACATTGGAAACTTTTCTATGGTGTTTTGATTCATTTGCTTATCTTCCAATTTAGCAACAGTTTGAACCtgcaaaagaaagaagaaaattttggaatccaAGAACCACAACTTGTATGTCTATAAACGACTTAGTACTTCGCGTACAATTGGTTCAGTTGAACCTATTGCTTTTTTATTCTTCAGACCATATTAAAATGTAACAAATTGATGAAGGAATTCTCAAGGCTTACAGTATGAGTGGTGATGTCAAAAAGACTAGAGCGGCGGCGTCGGCGGTTATTCGTGTTATTTCGGCGGAGAAAGTACTTCTGAGCATGACTGGCCACCTGAGTAGGGGTCCTTGTCTTGACAAAGTTTCTTGAAATTCCTCTCCAATCACCTTTCCCTACTTTCTGCAATCCTAATAAAAATAGTTTGTGCTCTTCCTCTGTCCATGGAACTCCTATATAATAAGCACCATCCATTTAATTAATCCAAAGAGATAAACATGAATCCAAGATTTTAATAACATAGGCAGATTCAGAATTTTAAAATCATGGATGCACAATCTAGTAtctatacatacatacatatctTTGAAAATAATTAATCTTGGtaaaatgatatatatatatatatatatatagacctcgTTTACGTTCACGGCTCCTAGCAGAAGGATGAACAACGTCATCAGAAGCATAGCCGGCGGCGACGTTGGAATCTTGTTGTTGCTGTTCAAATAGAACAAGGTTGTTCATGCTAGCACTTTTCCTAAAACAAGTTCCACCTTCTATCACTCTAACACCAAAGAGCATGAACCCTTTGCTTTGAAGTTCATGCTCTTTGTTTCCGCAATCGTTAGACATTACTATGGGTTTTTGAGAAAAAATGAAGGATTATTTATTTTGTGCAGACCATATGAAAGGGAGGAAATGAGGAAAAAAGGAATGGGAAATTTGCTTATTACAACACAATGTTGCTATTCCTAGCTAGTTTTAAGGTTGATGATAGGGGGTAAGGGGCTCAGTTGGATTTTTATTGGCTGGTTTAATTTAGTGATTATTGACAGTGACTGCTAGAAAAGTCAATTTTTTTTAGTAGGTTGTAATGTACCTGGTGCAGCGCTGCTTCACGGATGCAACTTTTatccccctccccccaccccccaccccttTTTTTTAAATGGAGGAGAGAAAGGAAGAAGAGGTGAAACTATCTGCCAGATTTGAATCATGTATCTCAATATTACAGGACGAAACTGTAACCATTAAACTGCAACTCCAAACAAAATTAACTCGAACATTTACAaaatataattatcttttattattgataaatttatttctttattgttatattaatttttaataactcgatttcttcctctaatcaatataactaaaatagttttttgtcaatcttattttacttttttacttaaatatttctctattcattagttggtaacgcaactatatctaataatctaacttattatttatttttcttacataaattatactctctccaTCCCAATTTATATAAAAGTGTTTGACTAGACATgaattttatgaaataaaggaagacttttaaaacttgtaatcttaaataaatcataaaaatttttgggctagaaatcatctgattaatgataaaaagaaaaatctaaagttgaattgttaccaaatatagaaagggatttactaaaaaaaaaggagtcactt
This region of Nicotiana tomentosiformis chromosome 4, ASM39032v3, whole genome shotgun sequence genomic DNA includes:
- the LOC104089634 gene encoding transcription factor MYB1R1-like, coding for MSNDCGNKEHELQSKGFMLFGVRVIEGGTCFRKSASMNNLVLFEQQQQDSNVAAGYASDDVVHPSARSRERKRGVPWTEEEHKLFLLGLQKVGKGDWRGISRNFVKTRTPTQVASHAQKYFLRRNNTNNRRRRRSSLFDITTHTVQTVAKLEDKQMNQNTIEKFPMSAFEQAKLSGNCESSTNNLMIGLNKSVKPIRSIPFLPVPPSSKMENLNLNKTYDQESSPLSLKLSTSTSSSDEKSPPARHSSGFQAMSSGFNGNTSGDSIISVA